In a genomic window of Polycladomyces abyssicola:
- a CDS encoding helix-turn-helix domain-containing protein, producing the protein MLTNQKGKPLLTNREREVFELLVQDKTTKDIAQQLFISEKTVRNHISNVMQKLNVKGRSQAVVELVRLGELKI; encoded by the coding sequence ATTTTGACCAACCAGAAAGGGAAGCCCCTGTTGACCAACAGGGAGAGGGAAGTGTTCGAATTACTGGTCCAAGACAAGACCACCAAGGATATTGCTCAACAACTGTTTATCAGTGAAAAAACCGTCCGCAATCATATTTCGAACGTGATGCAGAAACTCAACGTAAAAGGACGGTCGCAGGCGGTTGTTGAACTTGTGCGATTAGGAGAGTTGAAAATCTGA
- a CDS encoding fumarate hydratase has product MRAFKESMLKLITETSTNLPPDVRAAIQRAKMRENAGTRAALALSTISDNIRMAEENVSPICQDTGMPTFEIRVPVGVNQIRMKEAIHEAIAEATRLGKLRPNSVDSLTGKNSGDNLGPGIPVIHFEQWEKDEIEVRLILKGGGCENKNIQYSLPCELEGLGRAGRDLDGIRKCILHAVYQAQGQGCSAGFIGVGIGGDRTTGYQLAKEQLFRPVHDVNPNPELAKLEAYIMEAANQLGIGTMGFGGAVTLLGCKIGAINRIPASFFVSVAYNCWAFRRQGVVLDPDTGEIKRWLYTDAPEVEDTPASTTTGLVGEKKGNREITLTTPITEEQIRQLRVGDIVILNGLIHTGRDALHKYLIDHDSPVDLNGGVIYHCGPVMLKDKDGTWEVKAAGPTTSIREEPYQADIIRKFGIRAVIGKGGMGEKTLAALKEHGAVYLNAIGGAAQYYADCITGVEGVDFLEFGIPEAMWHLRVQNFAAIVTMDAHGNSLHKDVEKSALEKLAQFKDPVFV; this is encoded by the coding sequence ATGCGCGCATTCAAGGAATCCATGTTAAAACTGATCACGGAAACCTCGACCAATCTGCCCCCGGATGTGCGAGCCGCTATCCAACGTGCCAAAATGCGCGAAAACGCCGGCACACGGGCAGCTTTGGCGCTCTCCACCATCTCGGACAATATTCGGATGGCGGAAGAAAACGTTTCCCCGATTTGTCAGGACACCGGGATGCCAACGTTTGAGATTCGCGTCCCCGTCGGTGTCAACCAAATCCGCATGAAGGAAGCGATCCACGAAGCAATTGCCGAGGCGACACGCTTGGGCAAACTGCGCCCCAACTCCGTGGACTCGCTCACTGGGAAAAACAGCGGAGACAACCTGGGGCCGGGGATTCCGGTGATTCATTTTGAACAGTGGGAAAAAGACGAAATCGAGGTTCGCCTGATCCTGAAAGGCGGCGGTTGTGAAAACAAAAACATTCAATACAGCCTCCCCTGTGAATTGGAAGGATTGGGTCGAGCGGGACGGGATTTGGATGGAATCCGCAAATGCATCCTGCACGCCGTCTACCAAGCGCAAGGCCAAGGTTGCAGTGCCGGTTTTATCGGCGTGGGCATCGGCGGCGACCGGACGACCGGATATCAACTGGCCAAAGAGCAACTGTTCCGCCCGGTACACGACGTCAACCCCAACCCTGAGTTGGCCAAATTGGAGGCGTATATCATGGAAGCGGCCAACCAGCTGGGCATCGGTACGATGGGATTCGGCGGCGCTGTCACGCTGTTGGGTTGCAAGATCGGCGCCATCAACCGGATTCCGGCCAGCTTTTTCGTCTCCGTTGCCTACAATTGTTGGGCGTTTCGTCGGCAAGGCGTCGTACTGGACCCCGATACCGGCGAAATCAAACGGTGGCTGTATACCGACGCTCCGGAAGTGGAGGATACTCCAGCATCCACAACGACCGGATTGGTCGGCGAAAAGAAAGGTAATCGCGAAATCACCCTCACCACGCCGATTACAGAAGAACAGATCCGACAACTGCGTGTAGGCGACATCGTCATCCTCAACGGGTTGATCCATACCGGACGGGACGCCCTGCACAAATACCTGATCGACCACGATTCGCCAGTGGATCTAAACGGCGGCGTGATCTACCATTGCGGCCCGGTGATGCTCAAAGACAAAGACGGCACCTGGGAAGTGAAGGCAGCCGGTCCGACTACGAGCATCCGGGAGGAACCCTATCAAGCGGACATCATCCGCAAATTCGGCATCCGTGCGGTTATCGGAAAAGGTGGTATGGGTGAAAAAACACTGGCTGCACTGAAGGAACACGGGGCGGTCTATCTGAATGCCATTGGCGGCGCCGCCCAATACTATGCGGACTGCATCACAGGGGTTGAAGGTGTCGATTTTCTGGAGTTCGGCATACCGGAAGCCATGTGGCATCTCCGCGTGCAAAACTTTGCCGCCATCGTCACGATGGATGCCCATGGCAACAGCCTGCATAAAGACGTGGAGAAAAGCGCACTGGAGAAACTGGCGCAATTCAAAGACCCCGTATTCGTCTAA
- a CDS encoding alpha/beta-type small acid-soluble spore protein has protein sequence MPRNNRILAPGARQALDQMKAEIAQEFGVQLGPDTTSRANGSVGGEITKRLVALAEQQMSGQAAAAVRR, from the coding sequence ATGCCACGTAACAACCGCATTTTGGCTCCTGGTGCTCGTCAAGCCCTGGACCAAATGAAAGCCGAAATCGCCCAGGAATTTGGTGTTCAGCTGGGTCCCGACACGACGTCCCGCGCCAACGGTTCTGTCGGAGGGGAAATTACGAAGCGCCTGGTCGCTTTGGCCGAACAACAAATGAGTGGACAAGCAGCTGCGGCGGTTCGTCGATAA
- the fdhF gene encoding formate dehydrogenase subunit alpha, with amino-acid sequence MKKKVSVRINGVLHEIEEGTRILDYLLQQKIEHPHICYSPTLGPIQTCDTCMCEIDGKIMRACSTYVEEGMNILTSSERAKAAQIEAMDRILENHLLYCTVCDNNNGNCRVHNTAELLEIEHQTRPFREKGYEVDMSHPFYRYDPNQCILCGRCVEVCQDLQVNETLTIDWERDIPRVIWDDDKPINESSCVSCGQCVTVCPCNALMEKSMLGEAGFMTGIKKDLLNPMIDFVKKVEPGYSGIFAISEIEAAMRDTRTRKTKTVCTFCGVGCSFEVWTKGRKILKIEPTEQAPVNSISTCVKGKFGWDFINSDHRLTTPLIRRGDEFVSATWDEALKLIAEKMGAIKQTYGGNALGFISSSKTTNEEAYLMQKLARQVFETNNIDNCSRYCQSPATDGLLATVGYGGDSGTIKDIASAGLVIIIGANPTEGHPVLATRVKRAKKLNGQKLIVADLRKHEMADRADLFLRPKQGTDFVWLTAVAKYMIDQGWHDEEFIRNRVNNFDKYLKFLKKYTLKYAEEVTGLSKEQLIQTAKMIHEADGTCILWGMGVTQNIAGSHTSAAISNLLLVTGNYGRHGAGAFPLRGHNNVQGACDMGTLPEWLPGYQHISDDMARAKFEKAYGVKISNKPGLTNIEMLEAVEKGELKAMYLIGEDMAWVDSNAHHVHDTLSKLDFFVVQDVFFTKTAQFADVVLPAAPSLEKDGTFTNTERRIQRLYQALEPLGESKPDWWIIQQVANHMGADWNYQHPSEIMDEIASLCPIYEGVSYERLEGWNSLIWPVQKDGTDEPLLYTERFNFPDGKARLSLAEYVPPVEFPREFDLTVNNGRLLEHFHEGNMTNKSKGIQYKLPDVFVEVSPELARERGVKDGSLVRLVSPYGAIKLRAVVTDRVKGKELYVPMHSVSHENAINVLTGNAVDVRTQTPAYKQIKVRMEVLEVEGVVPLPMHNPRYAKRNPQLGVQVERKWARKDYEPIADINVAGGKE; translated from the coding sequence GTGAAGAAGAAAGTGAGTGTTCGAATTAATGGAGTGTTACATGAGATAGAAGAAGGTACTCGAATTCTCGACTACCTTTTGCAGCAAAAAATCGAACATCCACATATTTGCTATTCGCCTACATTAGGTCCAATTCAAACCTGTGATACGTGCATGTGTGAGATAGACGGAAAAATTATGCGGGCATGCTCTACATACGTGGAAGAAGGGATGAATATCTTAACTTCCTCAGAACGGGCAAAAGCCGCACAGATCGAAGCTATGGACCGTATTTTGGAAAACCACTTGTTGTATTGTACGGTTTGCGACAATAACAACGGCAATTGCCGAGTTCATAATACGGCGGAACTTTTGGAGATCGAGCATCAAACACGGCCGTTTCGAGAAAAAGGTTATGAAGTGGATATGTCCCATCCTTTTTATCGATACGATCCTAATCAATGTATTCTTTGTGGGCGTTGTGTGGAAGTATGTCAAGATCTGCAAGTAAATGAAACGTTGACAATTGATTGGGAGCGAGACATTCCACGAGTAATTTGGGATGACGACAAACCCATCAACGAATCTTCCTGTGTATCTTGTGGACAATGTGTGACGGTTTGTCCATGTAATGCCTTGATGGAAAAATCGATGCTAGGGGAAGCCGGTTTTATGACGGGAATAAAAAAAGATCTGCTTAATCCTATGATTGATTTTGTGAAAAAAGTAGAACCCGGCTATAGTGGAATTTTTGCAATTTCGGAAATTGAAGCGGCGATGCGGGACACTCGTACAAGAAAAACGAAAACCGTATGTACCTTCTGCGGGGTGGGTTGCTCGTTTGAAGTGTGGACCAAAGGACGTAAGATTTTGAAAATTGAACCCACAGAACAAGCGCCTGTAAATAGTATTTCAACCTGCGTTAAAGGAAAGTTTGGATGGGATTTTATCAACAGTGATCATCGCCTTACCACGCCTTTGATTAGGAGAGGAGATGAGTTTGTTTCTGCAACATGGGATGAAGCACTTAAATTGATTGCTGAAAAAATGGGTGCGATTAAGCAAACTTACGGCGGCAACGCGCTTGGATTCATAAGTTCATCTAAAACAACGAACGAAGAAGCTTATCTGATGCAAAAATTGGCACGTCAGGTGTTTGAAACGAACAATATTGACAACTGTTCGCGTTATTGTCAATCGCCTGCGACCGACGGGCTGCTTGCAACCGTTGGGTATGGCGGGGATTCCGGTACGATTAAAGACATCGCAAGCGCGGGGCTTGTCATCATTATCGGTGCAAACCCAACCGAAGGCCATCCAGTTCTGGCAACCCGAGTCAAACGCGCAAAGAAACTAAACGGTCAGAAATTAATTGTCGCGGATCTTCGAAAACATGAAATGGCAGATCGGGCTGATCTGTTCTTGCGTCCAAAACAAGGAACTGACTTCGTCTGGTTGACTGCCGTTGCCAAGTATATGATTGATCAGGGATGGCATGACGAAGAATTTATCAGAAATCGTGTGAACAATTTCGATAAATATCTCAAATTCCTTAAGAAATACACACTTAAATATGCGGAGGAAGTCACTGGTCTATCAAAAGAGCAATTAATCCAAACGGCCAAAATGATTCACGAAGCCGATGGCACATGCATCTTGTGGGGAATGGGTGTTACCCAGAATATTGCGGGTTCCCACACATCGGCAGCGATTTCCAATCTCTTGCTGGTTACGGGAAACTACGGACGTCATGGAGCCGGTGCATTCCCTCTCCGGGGACATAACAACGTACAAGGCGCTTGTGACATGGGTACGCTTCCTGAGTGGCTCCCGGGCTATCAGCATATTTCGGATGATATGGCTCGAGCTAAATTTGAAAAGGCGTATGGAGTGAAGATCTCTAATAAACCGGGACTAACGAACATTGAAATGCTGGAAGCGGTGGAGAAAGGCGAGCTCAAAGCGATGTATCTGATCGGAGAAGACATGGCCTGGGTGGATTCAAACGCGCATCATGTGCATGACACGCTCAGCAAACTTGACTTCTTTGTCGTACAGGATGTCTTCTTTACAAAAACTGCACAATTTGCGGATGTTGTCCTGCCTGCCGCTCCGTCACTTGAGAAAGATGGAACCTTTACAAACACAGAGCGACGCATTCAGCGTTTGTATCAGGCACTTGAACCCTTGGGAGAATCAAAACCTGACTGGTGGATCATCCAGCAAGTTGCAAATCATATGGGAGCGGACTGGAATTACCAGCATCCAAGTGAAATTATGGATGAAATTGCAAGTCTTTGTCCTATTTATGAGGGGGTATCGTATGAACGTCTTGAGGGTTGGAACAGTTTAATATGGCCTGTGCAAAAAGACGGTACGGATGAACCGCTTCTTTACACGGAGCGCTTTAACTTCCCAGACGGTAAAGCGCGACTTTCTCTCGCAGAATACGTTCCCCCAGTCGAATTTCCGCGGGAATTTGATTTAACAGTGAACAACGGCCGACTCTTGGAACATTTCCATGAAGGAAATATGACCAACAAGTCTAAGGGAATTCAATACAAATTACCCGATGTGTTTGTGGAAGTTTCACCTGAGCTTGCACGGGAACGCGGTGTAAAAGACGGCTCATTAGTGCGTTTGGTTTCGCCTTATGGTGCGATTAAGCTTCGTGCGGTGGTGACCGATCGAGTAAAAGGGAAGGAACTGTATGTTCCAATGCACTCGGTAAGCCATGAAAATGCGATCAACGTCTTAACGGGAAATGCTGTCGATGTTCGAACGCAAACACCTGCGTATAAGCAAATTAAGGTGCGTATGGAAGTCCTGGAAGTTGAAGGGGTTGTCCCGCTTCCGATGCACAATCCCCGCTACGCAAAACGTAACCCGCAACTGGGTGTACAAGTAGAGCGGAAATGGGCCCGAAAAGATTATGAGCCGATTGCAGACATTAATGTGGCAGGGGGAAAAGAATAA
- a CDS encoding DNA alkylation repair protein, with product METPYLCPSCGTNRSRFHVIEQVVQSVKKDPKTGEIVGSISPDDPLYIPYSGEKVRVQCGVCGLIESELRFIKAAERNRLM from the coding sequence ATGGAAACTCCTTACCTTTGTCCCTCGTGTGGCACTAACCGCAGTCGGTTTCACGTGATCGAACAAGTGGTGCAATCGGTGAAAAAGGACCCGAAAACGGGAGAGATCGTGGGTAGTATCAGTCCCGACGATCCGTTGTACATTCCCTATAGTGGTGAAAAAGTCCGCGTACAGTGCGGTGTGTGCGGATTGATCGAATCAGAGCTACGCTTTATCAAAGCCGCTGAACGGAACCGATTGATGTAA
- a CDS encoding M2 family metallopeptidase: protein MDQEAKAFLQEWVPQWEHADRRLNEAYWNASTTGEKKHEEALAEALRERMRMMADPERFERLATLRKAEIADPLLRRQLTLLYNEMAMNPSDPRQIEEMARLQTEIEGAFVRFRAEVEGKTVTENEIREILRTDKDPYKRKKAWRASKQIGVVVADSIRRLAELRNELAAERGFCDYYHMSLTLNEIEEEELFTALEAIRSRTDGPYADLKKEMDAVLAKQYPNLRPEGLRPWHYTDPFFQEAPPVFDVDLDSHFRDRKLEELAVRTFGGMGLDVEDILRRSDLYERDGKSQHAFCLDMDRRGDVRVLCNLRPNAKWMEILLHELGHAVYDANVDRDLPYLLRRYAHIATTEAVAMLMGRLIHDPVWLIEVAGISESWVAEKEASLRKQSALAMLVFIRWCLVMIHFERDLYRNPTGDLDTLWWDYVERFQFVPRPEGRRAPDWAAKIHLGTSPVYYQNYLLGEWMASQFFHALQSSGEASHPLVNNAHAGSFLRERIFRPGARYHWQELLKQATGERLNVERFLEPFVAESDEAEGK from the coding sequence ATGGATCAAGAGGCAAAAGCATTTTTGCAGGAATGGGTCCCGCAATGGGAGCATGCGGATCGACGGCTGAACGAAGCCTATTGGAATGCAAGTACGACCGGTGAAAAAAAGCATGAGGAGGCACTCGCCGAAGCATTGCGGGAACGCATGCGGATGATGGCCGATCCTGAGCGGTTTGAACGATTGGCAACGTTGCGGAAAGCGGAAATCGCTGATCCGTTGCTTCGTCGACAGTTAACCCTGTTATATAACGAAATGGCCATGAACCCGAGTGATCCCCGGCAAATTGAGGAAATGGCCCGTCTCCAAACGGAAATCGAGGGGGCGTTTGTCCGGTTCCGTGCTGAGGTGGAGGGAAAAACGGTCACCGAAAATGAGATCAGGGAAATCCTTCGAACCGATAAAGATCCGTACAAACGAAAAAAGGCGTGGCGCGCCAGTAAGCAGATTGGTGTGGTGGTGGCTGACTCGATCCGCAGGTTGGCCGAACTGCGCAACGAACTGGCGGCAGAGAGAGGGTTTTGTGATTACTACCATATGTCGCTCACATTGAACGAGATTGAGGAAGAGGAACTGTTTACGGCATTGGAAGCGATTCGTTCTCGGACAGATGGTCCGTACGCCGATCTGAAAAAGGAAATGGACGCTGTATTGGCCAAGCAATATCCCAACTTGCGGCCGGAAGGATTGCGTCCCTGGCATTATACCGACCCGTTTTTTCAGGAGGCGCCGCCGGTGTTTGACGTGGATTTGGATTCACATTTCCGGGATCGGAAGCTGGAAGAGTTGGCGGTTCGAACCTTTGGCGGGATGGGATTGGACGTGGAGGATATCCTCAGACGCAGCGATTTGTACGAGCGGGACGGAAAAAGTCAACATGCGTTTTGTTTGGATATGGACCGTCGCGGAGATGTACGGGTACTGTGTAACTTGCGGCCAAACGCGAAATGGATGGAAATTCTGTTGCACGAACTGGGCCATGCCGTCTATGATGCCAACGTGGATCGGGATTTGCCCTATCTGCTCCGTCGTTATGCCCATATCGCGACGACAGAGGCGGTTGCCATGCTGATGGGGCGTCTGATTCACGACCCGGTGTGGTTGATTGAAGTGGCGGGCATTTCTGAATCCTGGGTTGCGGAGAAGGAAGCGTCACTTCGCAAACAATCCGCATTGGCCATGCTGGTGTTTATCCGCTGGTGTCTGGTGATGATCCATTTTGAACGGGATCTCTATCGTAATCCGACGGGGGATTTGGACACATTGTGGTGGGATTACGTGGAGCGTTTCCAATTTGTCCCCCGTCCGGAGGGTCGCCGCGCCCCTGACTGGGCGGCCAAGATTCATCTGGGCACCTCTCCGGTGTATTACCAGAACTATTTGTTGGGAGAGTGGATGGCATCACAATTTTTCCATGCCTTGCAATCGAGTGGGGAAGCGTCCCATCCGTTGGTCAACAACGCCCATGCGGGTTCATTTTTGAGGGAGCGTATTTTTCGCCCCGGTGCACGGTATCATTGGCAGGAACTGCTGAAGCAGGCGACCGGTGAAAGGTTGAACGTTGAACGGTTCCTGGAGCCTTTCGTAGCGGAGTCGGATGAGGCTGAGGGGAAATAG
- a CDS encoding winged helix-turn-helix transcriptional regulator, with protein MADRCICPKYEAAMEILAKKWTGLIIRVLLDAPRRFRDIREQIPQMSERMLAERLKELEAHGILERKVYPETPVRIEYSLTPKGEDLSPVIQSIEKWADQWVEFKEAEQV; from the coding sequence ATGGCAGACCGTTGCATCTGTCCGAAATATGAGGCGGCGATGGAGATCCTGGCCAAAAAATGGACCGGATTGATCATCCGCGTATTGTTGGACGCCCCCCGACGCTTTCGCGACATCCGTGAACAGATTCCGCAAATGAGCGAACGGATGCTGGCTGAACGGTTAAAGGAACTGGAAGCACACGGCATTCTGGAACGCAAAGTGTATCCGGAAACACCTGTCAGGATCGAATACAGTCTGACTCCCAAAGGAGAAGACTTGTCTCCCGTCATCCAGTCCATCGAAAAATGGGCTGATCAATGGGTGGAATTCAAAGAAGCCGAACAGGTATGA
- a CDS encoding penicillin-binding transpeptidase domain-containing protein → MRRNMFSAIIICILLFSFLSGCETDPGPMPVMKNYLSLWEQGHYEKMYDLLSATSKKRISKQDFVKQHRQVASSIGQTKIQLNPAKPKGHVIPFRMIRSTKMFGDLTFQSAAQWVKEEENGWRIKWTPSLLLPGLGENDQIKIERTNENLRGEIHDRNGEPLAINQVKYHVTVLSKQITDTKTRQQLAQLLGLSPAQLAGKLKSKQSNRVEVGTLDLEDRGKISALKAIPGVDIRMESKRVYPQKEAAAHLIGYIRPISAEQLKKLKNQGYEQGDWIGLRGLEQVLEERLRPHQGHRLLIVDANGQAKKVLSQRPGQDGKSFRLTIDVNTQRQLYNGIRKDKGAAVAINPKTGEVLAMVSAPSYDPNMFINGFPASEWKRVNGPTMPLMSRFKYTYTPGSTMKGIVAAIGLDTGRVKPNTTFDTSAGKWQKPGWGDFYITRVDNPGGPIDLRKGLAWSDNIYFARAGLMIGTRNMNLYLKKFGFEKEIPFPYPIESSQIAANGKIDNEVQLANSSYGQAQIEVSPFHMAMMYTAFANKGNIMQPVLIMDEKQPVQPKVWKANIIKPRVAQQVSDLLTSVVNDPHGTGHSLAVSGVRIAAKTGTAELKKSKDDKNGTEYGWLCTITGKPGKQPDLVTTMFVEDVKDRGGSHYLLPMMKTFIQKRYATGGS, encoded by the coding sequence ATGCGTCGCAACATGTTTTCCGCCATCATTATTTGCATCCTTTTGTTCAGTTTCCTGTCCGGTTGCGAAACGGACCCGGGTCCCATGCCTGTGATGAAAAACTATCTATCATTGTGGGAACAAGGACATTATGAAAAAATGTACGACCTGCTGAGTGCCACATCCAAAAAGCGCATCAGCAAACAGGATTTCGTCAAGCAGCATCGTCAAGTAGCTTCCTCCATCGGTCAGACCAAGATTCAACTGAATCCTGCCAAGCCAAAAGGACACGTCATCCCCTTCCGGATGATCCGGTCCACCAAGATGTTCGGTGATCTGACATTTCAATCGGCAGCGCAATGGGTGAAGGAAGAAGAGAACGGATGGCGAATCAAGTGGACACCGTCTCTCCTTCTCCCCGGACTCGGTGAAAACGATCAGATCAAAATCGAGCGCACCAACGAAAATCTGAGAGGAGAGATCCACGACCGCAATGGTGAACCGCTCGCCATCAATCAAGTCAAATACCATGTGACGGTTCTTTCCAAACAAATCACGGACACCAAAACCAGGCAACAGCTGGCCCAACTATTGGGATTGAGCCCTGCCCAGTTGGCCGGGAAACTGAAGTCGAAGCAATCGAATCGAGTGGAAGTGGGCACGTTGGACCTGGAAGACCGCGGGAAAATATCGGCGTTGAAAGCGATCCCCGGTGTGGATATCCGTATGGAGAGTAAGCGTGTCTACCCGCAAAAAGAGGCAGCCGCCCATTTGATCGGTTACATACGCCCCATCTCCGCCGAACAGTTGAAGAAACTCAAAAACCAGGGATATGAGCAAGGCGACTGGATCGGTCTGCGCGGTTTGGAGCAAGTGTTGGAAGAACGTTTGCGTCCCCACCAGGGACATCGTTTGCTGATCGTCGATGCGAACGGGCAAGCGAAAAAAGTGTTGTCACAACGCCCGGGACAAGATGGCAAGAGCTTTCGTCTCACCATCGATGTGAACACACAACGCCAACTGTACAATGGTATACGGAAGGACAAAGGCGCCGCTGTCGCCATCAACCCGAAAACGGGCGAAGTGCTGGCCATGGTGAGCGCACCTTCCTACGATCCCAATATGTTCATCAACGGGTTTCCTGCTTCAGAATGGAAGCGGGTCAACGGCCCGACCATGCCGCTGATGAGCCGGTTCAAATACACCTACACGCCTGGTTCCACGATGAAAGGCATCGTGGCGGCCATCGGGTTGGATACGGGGAGAGTGAAGCCCAACACTACCTTTGATACTTCCGCTGGCAAATGGCAAAAGCCCGGTTGGGGCGATTTTTACATCACGCGGGTTGATAATCCGGGTGGTCCCATCGATCTGCGCAAAGGATTGGCTTGGTCCGACAACATCTATTTCGCGCGGGCAGGCTTGATGATCGGCACGCGCAACATGAACTTGTACTTGAAAAAGTTCGGCTTTGAAAAGGAGATCCCTTTCCCCTACCCGATCGAATCTTCTCAGATCGCCGCCAACGGCAAAATCGACAATGAGGTGCAATTGGCCAACAGTTCCTACGGACAGGCACAAATTGAAGTAAGTCCATTCCATATGGCCATGATGTACACGGCGTTTGCCAACAAAGGGAACATCATGCAACCTGTGTTGATCATGGATGAAAAACAGCCCGTGCAGCCCAAAGTGTGGAAAGCAAATATCATCAAGCCGCGAGTAGCTCAGCAAGTCAGTGATCTTTTGACTTCCGTCGTCAACGATCCCCACGGTACCGGCCACAGTTTGGCCGTTTCGGGGGTTCGCATCGCGGCCAAAACGGGGACGGCCGAATTGAAAAAAAGCAAGGACGACAAAAACGGTACGGAATACGGATGGTTGTGCACCATCACCGGCAAACCCGGAAAACAACCCGATCTTGTCACCACCATGTTTGTGGAGGATGTGAAGGATCGAGGCGGCAGCCATTATCTCCTGCCGATGATGAAAACATTTATCCAAAAACGTTATGCAACCGGAGGTTCTTGA
- a CDS encoding M24 family metallopeptidase, translated as MDNQLPLVPVEEIERRYRRFQQTLDRMELDGALIAQNIDLYYLTGTMQNGLLFVPRTGEPCLYVKKSVARAKRESSVPVEPMGRIRELPQRIAERFGSIRRVGMELDVLPYAQATFYANKLFPKAELTDISFPLRLQRAVKSDYELNQLKRAAAYVREIVEALPEMIKPGMREVELAAEIERRLRLKGNINLYRMRAFNQELVLGMVASGAAAAAPTYFDGPAGGMGLTVASPQGAGWKEIRVGEPILVDISAVIEGYIIDQTRLAVIGELDTDLEHAYGITRRILKATEEKGKPGVSWESLYVNALKMAEEAGLADHFMGYGEDQAKFLGHGVGLELDELPVLARGFDQPLEEGMVIAVEPKFTFPGRGVIGIENTYVVTADGLQPLTTASEEIVRVRA; from the coding sequence ATGGACAACCAATTACCACTTGTACCAGTGGAGGAGATCGAACGGCGTTACCGACGGTTTCAACAGACGTTGGATCGGATGGAACTGGACGGCGCCCTGATCGCTCAAAATATCGATTTGTACTATCTGACGGGAACGATGCAAAACGGATTGCTTTTCGTTCCTCGGACAGGTGAGCCGTGTCTTTACGTGAAAAAAAGTGTCGCCCGTGCGAAGCGTGAATCCTCCGTGCCGGTGGAACCGATGGGACGAATTCGGGAATTGCCGCAACGGATTGCGGAGCGCTTCGGCTCGATTCGCCGTGTGGGAATGGAATTGGATGTATTGCCGTATGCACAGGCGACGTTTTACGCCAATAAATTGTTCCCGAAAGCCGAATTGACAGATATTTCGTTTCCACTTCGATTGCAGCGGGCCGTCAAATCGGATTACGAACTGAATCAATTAAAACGAGCGGCCGCTTATGTACGGGAGATCGTGGAAGCGCTTCCGGAAATGATAAAACCAGGTATGCGGGAAGTGGAGCTGGCCGCCGAAATCGAACGACGCTTACGGTTGAAGGGGAATATCAACCTGTACCGAATGCGCGCTTTCAATCAAGAGCTTGTACTGGGCATGGTCGCCTCAGGAGCGGCCGCTGCTGCTCCAACTTACTTCGACGGGCCCGCTGGCGGGATGGGCTTGACAGTTGCCAGTCCACAGGGGGCCGGTTGGAAAGAAATCCGGGTGGGCGAGCCGATTCTGGTGGATATCAGTGCGGTGATTGAAGGATACATCATCGATCAAACGCGTCTGGCAGTGATCGGCGAGCTAGACACCGATTTGGAACATGCCTACGGGATCACGCGACGGATCCTGAAGGCAACAGAGGAAAAGGGAAAACCGGGGGTATCATGGGAATCATTGTACGTGAATGCATTGAAAATGGCGGAAGAAGCCGGTTTGGCGGATCATTTTATGGGATATGGCGAAGATCAGGCCAAATTTTTGGGACACGGCGTCGGATTGGAGCTGGATGAACTCCCGGTTTTGGCACGAGGATTCGATCAACCGTTGGAAGAAGGCATGGTGATCGCGGTGGAGCCGAAGTTCACCTTTCCCGGACGGGGTGTGATCGGTATCGAAAACACGTACGTCGTGACGGCAGATGGTTTGCAGCCGTTGACGACCGCTTCCGAAGAGATCGTCCGGGTGCGGGCGTAA